The following coding sequences lie in one Nitrospirota bacterium genomic window:
- a CDS encoding glycosyltransferase family 2 protein: MLTPEIELTVIIPVYNEEENIGPLIGELFPVLRNTGRPFEVIYVDDFSTDNSFSVLEEMKKRYAELRVVRHRSNFGQSAAVATGFAHARGNILITLDGDQQNDPADIPLLLEVMGNFDAVCGVRKKREDNWVRKVSSRIANGFRNWVTKDKITDAGCTFRALRRSALREVPIFNGMHRFLPTLLRLQGYSVKEVPVNHRPRTRGQTKYGIGNRMFRGIVDCFAMRWWRRRCVPGHRVDTDNGENFS, translated from the coding sequence ATGTTGACTCCTGAAATCGAACTGACAGTCATCATTCCCGTATACAACGAGGAAGAGAACATCGGACCTCTGATCGGGGAGCTTTTCCCCGTTCTCAGGAACACAGGAAGGCCCTTTGAGGTCATATACGTCGATGATTTCAGTACCGACAACAGCTTTTCAGTGCTTGAGGAAATGAAGAAACGATATGCGGAACTCCGCGTGGTCCGTCACAGGAGCAACTTCGGACAGAGCGCGGCTGTGGCAACAGGTTTTGCTCACGCCAGAGGGAACATTCTTATCACACTTGACGGAGATCAGCAGAATGATCCCGCCGATATTCCCCTTCTGCTTGAAGTCATGGGCAATTTTGACGCGGTCTGCGGTGTGCGGAAAAAACGCGAAGACAATTGGGTCAGGAAGGTCTCATCCCGTATCGCCAACGGGTTTCGCAACTGGGTCACAAAAGACAAAATCACTGACGCGGGATGCACATTCAGGGCGTTAAGGAGGTCCGCTCTAAGGGAGGTCCCTATCTTTAACGGGATGCACCGCTTCCTCCCGACGCTGCTTCGTCTCCAGGGATACTCCGTGAAAGAGGTCCCGGTCAATCACCGGCCGAGGACGCGCGGACAGACCAAATACGGGATAGGCAACCGCATGTTCAGGGGAATAGTTGACTGCTTTGCGATGAGGTGGTGGCGAAGGCGGTGTGTGCCGGGGCATAGAGTTGATACCGATAACGGAGAGAACTTTTCATGA
- a CDS encoding glycosyltransferase family 39 protein, with protein sequence MSTSSFSETKYTLRDCLLLLIFGAIIYIPFLGIPVWDGNEPVRVIVAKEMLRTGNWIMPMLHGNPYFAKPPLMNWLMAASGGLFGVVNEWTSRLPSVLLMLMTGMSVYFLSKKWLAREGRLFAALMMLCMYGPVRAGREAEIDSLQTFVISFILLLWINGYLKQWKPAVLWGLTLSLAGIGFLSKGPQMLMFFYMSIIPYLLLRKRISFFFSKAHVFGLGLLLLVLAVYLMLLLQWTTLERYIHMWLGEGMQRTESRHISAYLLQVLEYPFELLPSFLPCLLFLIPLAIYKDLRQEAGKLFDNEFFTFSFVVIAVNLPFYWLLPNTRYRYFLPAYPFAALAVGFVFELYLRKMQAFPAIKVFFVKFLKVLAILTLSLAVAVIPAVIALHLKFSFLILFFIACLMISGMVVLYKAGSARLPHVPVYVTAITALFFLVYTDITVGLDKKRGSNPREIASEIDLLLPQDAGVVYEMGYRRYLTITCYLNREVRQVNSFADLKELKKEKGGIYFIYDAELLDVITGEDKNIFLKEIHSEEIYSRKYKSRRRGDRAIAVGKIS encoded by the coding sequence ATGTCCACAAGTTCATTTTCAGAGACAAAATACACACTCCGGGATTGCTTATTGCTCCTTATCTTCGGCGCGATCATCTACATCCCGTTCCTTGGAATTCCGGTTTGGGACGGCAATGAACCTGTAAGGGTAATCGTTGCCAAAGAGATGCTCAGGACCGGCAACTGGATAATGCCCATGCTGCACGGAAACCCATACTTCGCAAAGCCTCCCCTGATGAACTGGCTCATGGCCGCAAGCGGCGGTTTGTTCGGCGTGGTGAATGAGTGGACCAGCCGCCTGCCCTCCGTGCTGTTGATGCTGATGACCGGGATGTCTGTTTATTTTCTATCTAAGAAATGGCTGGCAAGAGAGGGCAGGCTCTTCGCCGCCCTTATGATGCTTTGCATGTACGGGCCGGTCAGGGCAGGCAGGGAGGCGGAGATAGACAGCCTTCAGACCTTTGTCATCTCATTCATCCTCCTTCTCTGGATAAACGGATATTTAAAGCAATGGAAACCGGCTGTGCTGTGGGGCCTTACTCTGTCCCTTGCCGGGATCGGATTTCTTTCAAAGGGCCCCCAGATGCTAATGTTTTTTTACATGTCCATAATACCGTACCTGCTTTTAAGGAAAAGAATCTCATTTTTCTTTTCAAAGGCGCATGTATTCGGGTTAGGCCTTTTGCTTCTCGTCCTCGCTGTTTATTTAATGCTGCTACTTCAGTGGACAACGCTTGAACGCTACATACACATGTGGCTCGGCGAGGGAATGCAGCGCACTGAAAGCAGACACATTTCAGCATACCTGCTGCAAGTGCTCGAATATCCGTTTGAGCTGCTGCCGTCTTTTCTGCCGTGTTTATTGTTCCTTATTCCCCTTGCAATTTATAAAGACCTGCGGCAGGAAGCAGGGAAATTATTCGACAATGAATTTTTTACGTTTTCTTTTGTCGTGATCGCCGTCAATCTGCCTTTTTACTGGCTGCTTCCAAACACGCGGTACAGATATTTTCTCCCCGCATATCCTTTTGCCGCCCTCGCGGTAGGGTTTGTTTTTGAATTGTATCTCAGAAAGATGCAGGCCTTTCCGGCAATCAAAGTATTCTTTGTGAAGTTTTTAAAGGTCCTTGCGATACTGACGCTCTCCCTGGCAGTTGCAGTCATCCCCGCGGTCATCGCCCTGCATTTGAAATTTTCTTTCTTGATATTATTTTTCATTGCATGTCTTATGATCTCAGGCATGGTTGTTTTATATAAAGCCGGTTCCGCGCGATTGCCGCACGTCCCCGTATATGTGACGGCCATAACAGCGCTCTTTTTTCTGGTCTACACTGACATCACTGTCGGGCTTGATAAAAAACGGGGAAGCAATCCCAGGGAGATCGCCAGTGAGATAGACCTTTTATTGCCCCAGGATGCTGGCGTGGTATACGAGATGGGGTACAGGAGGTATCTGACAATAACCTGCTATTTAAACAGGGAAGTACGCCAGGTGAATTCGTTTGCGGATTTGAAAGAACTGAAAAAGGAAAAAGGCGGGATTTATTTTATCTATGACGCCGAGCTCCTGGATGTTATCACCGGGGAAGATAAAAATATCTTCCTGAAGGAGATCCATTCAGAAGAAATATATTCAAGGAAATACAAAAGCCGCCGCCGGGGAGACAGGGCAATCGCGGTCGGGAAAATATCCTGA